From a single Pasteurella atlantica genomic region:
- a CDS encoding CYTH domain-containing protein, with the protein MQNEIELKMMLEPHNIEAIKKWLVTQPILKQQTDELINTYYDTPSLFFANQKMGLRVRKVNQHCEMTLKTKGEIVGGLHIRPEYNMDLPNDKPDFKRLDDHFNLQFSDVEDIHHSLEKVFSTDVTRTCWLVQYQNAEIEIVLDQGWVKNKWGEDPICEIELELKNGELGDLMQFLNYLPILDGMYFSALSKAERGYFVGRPEKIAKKVNDLTACDSSTMTKAEKYQFEQNLADIIRILPTENAILLEQFITLSNIGILNWQQLKDYLKSQGYLKQNIRLIQQLYL; encoded by the coding sequence ATGCAAAACGAAATTGAATTAAAAATGATGCTTGAGCCTCATAATATTGAGGCAATAAAAAAATGGTTAGTAACCCAACCCATTCTTAAACAACAAACAGATGAATTAATCAACACTTACTACGATACCCCTTCGCTGTTTTTTGCTAATCAAAAAATGGGATTACGAGTACGTAAAGTCAATCAGCACTGTGAAATGACGTTAAAAACCAAAGGAGAAATTGTAGGAGGGCTACATATTCGTCCTGAATACAATATGGATTTACCCAATGATAAACCTGATTTTAAGCGGTTAGATGATCACTTTAATTTGCAATTTTCTGATGTTGAAGATATTCATCACTCCCTTGAAAAAGTATTTAGTACTGATGTCACTCGTACCTGTTGGCTGGTTCAATATCAAAACGCTGAAATTGAAATCGTTTTAGATCAAGGTTGGGTAAAAAATAAATGGGGAGAAGATCCTATTTGTGAAATTGAATTAGAGCTTAAAAACGGTGAATTAGGTGATTTAATGCAATTTCTAAATTATCTACCCATTCTTGATGGAATGTATTTTAGCGCATTAAGTAAAGCAGAAAGGGGATATTTTGTAGGACGTCCTGAAAAAATTGCAAAAAAAGTAAATGATCTTACCGCTTGTGATAGCTCAACAATGACAAAAGCAGAAAAATATCAATTTGAACAAAATTTAGCAGACATTATTCGTATTCTTCCTACTGAAAATGCGATATTATTAGAACAATTTATTACGTTAAGTAATATAGGTATTTTGAATTGGCAACAACTGAAAGACTACTTAAAAAGTCAAGGTTATCTAAAACAAAATATTCGCTTAATTCAACAACTCTATTTATAA
- a CDS encoding YidB family protein, with amino-acid sequence MLKGILSSVVSSLIGGNKQNQAIPQLLQSLLSSQGGVEGLMGKLQQGGLGDVVSSWIGTGENQEVSSQQIKEVIGEDELRNVAQQAGVDENEVPNLLSQYLPQVVDKLSPNGELDTNNLDLESLAKSTLSNLFK; translated from the coding sequence ATGTTAAAAGGTATTTTAAGTTCAGTGGTCTCATCTCTAATTGGTGGGAATAAACAAAATCAAGCAATTCCACAACTACTGCAATCACTGCTTTCATCACAAGGTGGTGTTGAAGGGTTAATGGGAAAATTACAGCAAGGTGGTTTAGGTGATGTAGTTTCATCTTGGATTGGTACAGGTGAAAATCAAGAGGTTTCATCACAACAAATTAAAGAGGTCATCGGTGAAGATGAACTTCGCAATGTTGCACAACAAGCGGGTGTTGATGAAAATGAAGTGCCAAATTTACTTTCTCAATATTTACCACAAGTTGTTGATAAATTAAGCCCTAATGGTGAATTAGATACCAATAATTTGGATCTTGAATCTTTAGCAAAATCTACGTTAAGTAATCTATTTAAATAA
- a CDS encoding YdgA family protein: MKLSKIALSLVVVVGIAQIGGAWYTGKQVEARYGELVNLANKELKVLKAYGVNAEYKDVKIERGFFSSDINYNLVVKNYDGENYIFKGADTLHHGPFPLNRLIKGKLLPVMASDEGILYSPDSLKSVFKDGVVLTTNIDIDYNTNLNGSAKTNAAKSTDGNFEISEVEAEFDTDKNGIGDVNLALDSVAFFNGVNVKFAAKNMEYKFTSEKSEYPYLGLGDYVFNVEKFYVGDNKNKFAMNNLEMEGKGYLDKVSYSSNTKMKTDISMTKNEITQNFGEMKLNADFVGDAKMWNNAIEKMYDDPENSDYATKLFLEAISKGSSLKINDLSLKNKQGKSDIKLDLNVKPFDPDLIQSENDVINTLSQSLLDMKFSIPATHLMIEQSELLNGETKQDAKQLADIKIGNITSQAKESDFFVVDDKNIKMKLAIDNGKVKLNDREMSDREIGQMLMIATFMFMGAGF, translated from the coding sequence ATGAAATTATCAAAAATTGCCCTCTCATTAGTTGTGGTAGTTGGTATCGCACAAATAGGCGGTGCGTGGTATACAGGAAAACAAGTTGAAGCTCGTTATGGTGAACTCGTTAATCTTGCCAATAAAGAACTTAAAGTACTTAAAGCATACGGCGTTAATGCCGAGTATAAAGACGTCAAAATCGAACGTGGTTTCTTTAGCTCTGATATCAATTATAACTTAGTCGTTAAAAATTATGATGGTGAAAACTATATCTTTAAAGGTGCCGACACACTTCATCACGGTCCTTTCCCACTAAACCGTTTAATCAAAGGTAAATTATTGCCGGTTATGGCAAGTGATGAAGGCATTTTATATAGCCCAGATTCCCTCAAATCGGTATTTAAAGATGGTGTAGTGCTTACGACTAATATTGATATTGATTACAACACTAATTTAAACGGTAGTGCAAAAACGAATGCGGCTAAATCAACTGACGGAAACTTTGAAATATCAGAAGTGGAAGCAGAATTTGATACAGATAAAAATGGCATTGGAGATGTGAATTTAGCACTTGACTCTGTTGCATTTTTCAATGGAGTAAACGTAAAATTTGCGGCTAAAAATATGGAATATAAATTCACCTCAGAGAAAAGTGAATACCCATATTTAGGATTGGGAGATTATGTTTTTAATGTTGAAAAGTTTTATGTTGGAGATAATAAAAATAAATTTGCTATGAATAATCTTGAAATGGAAGGAAAAGGTTATCTTGATAAAGTATCTTACTCAAGCAACACTAAAATGAAAACAGATATTTCAATGACCAAAAATGAAATAACACAAAATTTTGGTGAAATGAAGCTAAATGCAGATTTTGTTGGAGACGCTAAAATGTGGAATAATGCCATAGAAAAAATGTATGATGATCCTGAAAATTCGGATTATGCCACAAAGTTATTTCTTGAAGCGATCTCAAAAGGTTCATCATTAAAAATTAATGATCTTTCATTGAAAAATAAACAAGGAAAAAGTGATATTAAATTGGATTTAAATGTAAAACCATTTGATCCTGATTTAATACAATCAGAAAATGATGTTATCAATACACTGAGTCAATCATTATTGGATATGAAATTCAGTATCCCTGCAACTCATCTAATGATTGAACAATCAGAATTGCTGAATGGTGAAACAAAACAAGATGCAAAGCAGTTGGCTGATATAAAAATTGGGAATATAACCTCTCAAGCTAAAGAAAGTGACTTTTTTGTCGTAGATGATAAAAATATCAAAATGAAACTAGCCATTGATAATGGCAAAGTGAAACTCAATGATCGGGAAATGTCAGATCGAGAAATAGGTCAAATGCTAATGATCGCTACGTTTATGTTTATGGGTGCAGGTTTTTAA
- the cmoA gene encoding carboxy-S-adenosyl-L-methionine synthase CmoA, translating into MSKDTLFSAPINKLGDFTFDESVAEVFPDMIQRSVPGYSNIITAIGMLAERLVTENSTIYDLGCSRGAAILAIRRNLKYNNVNIIGVDNSPAMVERCRSHLNTFHSIIPVEILCDDIRNIEIKNASMVILNFTLQFLPPEDRLLLLTKIYQGLNPNGVLVLSEKFRFENSSMNELLIDLHHSFKRANGYSELEISQKRTALENVMRTDTIKTHKARLQQAGFNNIELWFQCFNFGSMIAVK; encoded by the coding sequence ATGTCTAAAGATACTTTATTTTCAGCCCCTATCAATAAATTAGGGGATTTTACTTTTGATGAATCTGTTGCAGAAGTCTTTCCAGATATGATTCAACGTTCTGTCCCAGGTTATTCTAATATTATTACTGCTATCGGAATGCTTGCAGAACGCCTTGTCACAGAAAATTCAACTATTTACGATTTAGGTTGCTCTCGTGGGGCGGCTATTTTAGCTATTCGTCGTAATCTAAAATATAACAATGTCAATATTATTGGGGTCGATAACTCACCTGCAATGGTAGAACGTTGTCGTAGCCATCTCAACACTTTTCACTCAATAATCCCCGTTGAAATTTTATGTGATGACATTCGTAATATTGAAATTAAAAATGCCTCAATGGTAATATTAAATTTCACTTTGCAATTTTTACCACCAGAAGATCGTTTACTATTACTCACTAAAATTTATCAAGGATTAAATCCAAATGGCGTATTAGTACTTTCAGAAAAATTTAGATTTGAAAATTCATCGATGAATGAATTGCTGATTGATTTACACCATAGCTTTAAACGAGCCAATGGCTACAGCGAACTAGAAATTAGTCAAAAACGTACTGCGTTAGAAAACGTTATGCGAACAGACACCATAAAAACCCATAAAGCACGTCTTCAGCAAGCTGGATTTAATAATATTGAGTTATGGTTTCAGTGTTTTAATTTTGGTTCAATGATTGCAGTAAAATAA
- a CDS encoding SurA N-terminal domain-containing protein: MIEKMHEKTNSFAFKAIFAFVALSFVLGGVGGSLMYSKDDYVAKVNGESISQRTFTYTKNRQQSIQSDKLGAKFWDLLDTPEYAAQFNQQVLNGLIDDELLKQYIKTLDLGVSAEQIKQQIVNTPDFQQDGKFNNEFYQNVLRNNNISPDYYASMVAGDILNGQVQQGILDSQFSVPAQNTLLAKLLLQQRTIRTAVLPLAKEVEKQTVSETELQNYYNEHKAQFVEPERMQVEIVTVTPEDLADASSITDQDVEDYYQQNRDKFITKGETHLAHIQMATKEKAAEVETKLNAGEDFSVLAKEYSKDMISAQNGGDLGWAKAGTFPEIFEQVANILEAGKVSKPVEINGNYHIIKVLERKPDVAMTLEQATPTIKQTLIKTTSLANYGKVTNEMANKAFESPDSLTDVAQVANAKVQTTQEFSQNAIPELLSNPKIQSALMKGDFRRSRQVSEAIDLTDGNNAKTAFIRVINYKEARPQTFEEAKETVQNLIKAKKAQQVLAENSKAIVKGLNEGQAVDVSFSEPQTLVYIQNLMQQPTLTKDVFAMPKPVDKTTYQVTMDRMGNAVIIALDKVTEGKEEGFKAFEMVLSQSDQLQLRDEMLSDLRNRATIEYNDAFLRQQEP; encoded by the coding sequence ATGATTGAAAAAATGCACGAGAAAACAAATAGTTTTGCATTTAAAGCTATTTTTGCGTTTGTCGCACTCTCTTTTGTATTAGGGGGTGTGGGTGGCTCTTTAATGTACAGTAAAGATGATTATGTGGCGAAAGTAAATGGTGAATCTATTTCACAACGCACTTTTACTTATACTAAAAATCGTCAGCAAAGTATTCAAAGTGATAAATTAGGCGCAAAATTCTGGGATTTATTAGATACGCCTGAATATGCAGCTCAGTTTAATCAACAAGTTCTCAATGGGTTGATAGATGATGAATTATTAAAACAATATATAAAAACCTTAGATTTAGGGGTAAGTGCTGAGCAGATTAAACAGCAAATTGTGAATACGCCTGATTTTCAACAAGACGGTAAATTTAATAACGAATTTTATCAAAATGTATTAAGAAACAATAATATATCGCCAGATTATTATGCCTCTATGGTAGCAGGGGATATATTAAATGGACAGGTGCAACAAGGTATTTTAGACTCTCAATTTAGTGTTCCTGCTCAGAATACATTATTGGCAAAATTATTATTGCAGCAACGTACTATTAGAACCGCTGTGTTGCCACTTGCAAAAGAAGTGGAAAAACAGACAGTATCTGAAACTGAATTACAAAACTACTATAATGAACATAAGGCACAGTTTGTAGAGCCTGAAAGAATGCAAGTTGAAATTGTTACTGTTACACCAGAGGATCTTGCTGATGCTAGTTCAATTACCGATCAAGATGTAGAAGATTATTATCAACAAAATCGAGATAAATTTATCACTAAAGGTGAAACGCATTTAGCTCACATTCAAATGGCAACTAAAGAGAAAGCAGCAGAAGTTGAAACAAAATTAAATGCGGGTGAAGATTTTTCTGTTTTAGCAAAAGAGTATTCAAAAGATATGATCTCAGCTCAAAATGGAGGCGATTTAGGTTGGGCTAAAGCAGGGACATTCCCTGAAATTTTTGAACAGGTAGCCAATATTCTTGAAGCTGGAAAAGTAAGTAAGCCAGTAGAAATTAACGGAAATTATCATATTATCAAAGTATTGGAACGTAAACCTGATGTAGCAATGACACTTGAGCAAGCCACACCAACAATTAAGCAAACGTTGATTAAAACAACCAGTTTGGCAAATTATGGAAAAGTGACCAATGAAATGGCGAATAAAGCATTTGAATCACCAGATTCATTAACGGATGTGGCACAAGTGGCTAATGCAAAAGTACAAACGACACAAGAATTTTCACAAAATGCCATCCCTGAATTATTAAGCAATCCTAAAATTCAATCTGCTTTGATGAAAGGCGATTTCCGTCGTAGTCGTCAGGTGTCGGAAGCGATTGATTTAACTGATGGGAATAATGCAAAAACAGCCTTTATTCGAGTTATTAACTATAAAGAAGCTCGTCCACAAACATTTGAAGAAGCAAAAGAAACGGTGCAAAACTTAATTAAAGCGAAAAAAGCACAGCAAGTGTTAGCTGAAAATTCAAAAGCGATTGTGAAAGGGTTAAATGAAGGACAAGCCGTTGATGTCAGTTTTAGTGAGCCTCAAACACTGGTTTATATCCAAAATTTAATGCAACAACCAACACTAACAAAAGATGTATTTGCAATGCCAAAACCAGTAGATAAAACGACTTATCAAGTTACAATGGATCGAATGGGCAATGCGGTTATTATTGCATTAGATAAAGTGACAGAGGGTAAAGAAGAGGGCTTTAAGGCATTTGAAATGGTACTTTCTCAATCTGATCAACTTCAATTACGTGATGAAATGTTAAGTGATTTACGTAACCGAGCAACGATCGAATATAATGACGCATTTTTAAGACAACAAGAACCTTAA
- the lpxK gene encoding tetraacyldisaccharide 4'-kinase, with the protein MKIWQNRSTITWILSPLSLLFYLISRLRHWLFCKNLLTSYRSPVLVLIVGNISVGGNGKTPLVIWLVEQLQQKGIRVGVISRGYGANTKDFPQLVTPESSAEQMGDEPVLIVQRTQVPLAISPNRQQSIELLLKNYSLDLIIADDGLQHYKLQRDFEWVVIDGERRFGNGFVLPAGGLRELPSRLKRVNALICNGGKALPNEHQMTLQADYTINVKTNQKIALSDLKSQQIVAMAGIGYPPRFFNMLANLGFNVTACHSFADHQPYSKEQLLPLANQDQILLMTEKDAVKCRHFAQDNWFFVPIDATFTPTSTKQLLNPILKKLGKNDE; encoded by the coding sequence ATGAAAATCTGGCAAAATCGTTCTACTATTACGTGGATTTTATCCCCCTTATCACTGCTCTTTTACCTAATTAGTCGTCTACGCCATTGGCTTTTTTGCAAAAATCTCTTAACATCTTACCGCTCGCCTGTTCTCGTTTTAATTGTGGGGAATATTAGCGTAGGTGGAAACGGAAAAACACCATTAGTGATTTGGTTAGTAGAACAATTACAACAAAAAGGCATTCGAGTTGGTGTTATTTCTCGTGGTTATGGGGCGAACACAAAAGACTTTCCACAACTCGTTACCCCTGAAAGTTCCGCTGAGCAAATGGGTGATGAACCAGTATTAATTGTGCAACGTACTCAGGTTCCTCTTGCAATATCACCCAACCGCCAACAAAGTATTGAATTATTATTGAAAAATTATTCATTAGATTTAATTATTGCTGATGACGGCTTACAACATTATAAATTACAACGGGATTTTGAATGGGTGGTGATTGATGGTGAGCGTCGTTTTGGTAACGGTTTTGTATTGCCTGCCGGTGGTTTACGCGAACTTCCCAGTCGCTTAAAACGTGTTAATGCATTAATTTGTAATGGTGGAAAGGCTTTACCAAATGAACATCAAATGACCTTGCAAGCAGACTATACGATTAATGTAAAAACTAATCAGAAAATAGCACTAAGTGATCTTAAATCACAACAGATTGTCGCAATGGCAGGTATTGGCTATCCGCCTCGTTTTTTTAATATGCTTGCAAATTTAGGTTTTAATGTGACCGCTTGTCACAGTTTTGCCGATCATCAGCCTTACTCAAAAGAACAACTACTTCCCCTTGCAAATCAAGATCAAATTTTATTAATGACAGAAAAAGATGCCGTAAAATGTCGTCATTTCGCACAAGATAACTGGTTTTTCGTGCCAATTGATGCAACTTTTACACCAACATCAACAAAACAATTACTTAATCCAATTTTAAAAAAGTTAGGAAAAAATGATGAATGA
- a CDS encoding Trm112 family protein gives MNEKLLNNLACPNCNAKLEWDKTNNRLICKEQNVAYPIENGIIVLLPESGQSLEEC, from the coding sequence ATGAATGAAAAATTACTCAATAACCTTGCCTGCCCAAACTGTAATGCAAAATTAGAGTGGGATAAAACCAATAACCGTTTAATTTGCAAAGAGCAAAACGTGGCTTATCCAATCGAAAATGGCATTATCGTGTTACTGCCAGAAAGTGGTCAATCATTAGAGGAATGTTAA
- the kdsB gene encoding 3-deoxy-manno-octulosonate cytidylyltransferase — protein MKFTVIIPARYSSTRLPRKPLLDICGKPMIQHTWQQAIQAGASRVIIATDHNEILQVAESFGAEVCLTSEKHNSGTERLAEVIEKMAIADDEVIVNVQGDEPLIPPVIINQIAENLVKSKVNMATLAVKLTTKEELFNPNVVKTLADKNGFALYFSRASIPYARDHFSNCDDDFVAQQNYLRHIGIYAYRAGFIKQYVNWQPTQLEQLESLEQLRALWYGEKIHLDVAKQAPEVGVDTQEDLEKVRQILSILPK, from the coding sequence ATGAAATTTACTGTTATTATTCCTGCACGTTATTCCTCTACCCGTTTACCTCGTAAACCATTGCTTGATATTTGCGGTAAACCGATGATCCAACACACGTGGCAACAAGCAATTCAAGCTGGAGCAAGTCGTGTCATTATTGCTACGGATCATAACGAGATTTTACAGGTTGCTGAGAGCTTTGGTGCAGAAGTTTGCTTAACCTCGGAAAAACATAATTCAGGGACAGAGCGTTTAGCAGAAGTTATTGAGAAAATGGCAATTGCTGATGATGAGGTTATCGTTAATGTACAAGGCGATGAGCCTTTAATTCCCCCTGTGATTATCAATCAGATTGCTGAAAACTTAGTAAAATCAAAGGTGAATATGGCAACGTTAGCCGTTAAATTAACCACAAAAGAAGAGTTATTTAATCCCAATGTTGTGAAAACCTTAGCTGACAAAAATGGCTTTGCACTCTATTTTTCACGTGCATCTATTCCTTACGCTCGTGATCATTTTTCCAATTGTGATGATGATTTTGTGGCACAGCAAAATTACTTACGCCATATTGGTATTTACGCCTATAGAGCTGGGTTTATTAAACAATATGTAAATTGGCAACCTACTCAACTGGAACAATTGGAATCTTTGGAGCAATTACGTGCCTTATGGTATGGTGAAAAAATCCATTTAGATGTTGCTAAACAAGCCCCTGAAGTTGGTGTTGACACACAAGAGGATTTAGAAAAAGTGAGACAAATTTTATCCATACTGCCTAAATAA